The proteins below come from a single Oncorhynchus keta strain PuntledgeMale-10-30-2019 chromosome 32, Oket_V2, whole genome shotgun sequence genomic window:
- the LOC118364723 gene encoding interferon alpha-3-like, whose product MAHQTITWVSAFLYLAQVVSMPMPCQLQRHLVGTTYNLLRDMGGHFPLECLQENVFMAFPTTAFASSREPHLSSSGAKAIYETLKNIDTLFGTDELPTMWDQQKLEYFQNIIYRQIEESECMMGSVDTRDYLIRAKVLNTYFRNIAAVLKEKNFTYCTWEVVRKELLYTLEFILIHHSDSLLWSNRT is encoded by the exons ATGGCACATCAGACTATCACTTGGGTGAGCGCCTTCCTCTACCTCGCGCAAGTTGTCTCGATGCCCATGCCTTGCCAGCTACAACGACATCTTGTGGGAACAACCTACAACCTACTGAGAGACATG GGGGGTCATTTTCCATTGGAGTGCCTGCAGGAGAATGTCTTCATGGCATTCCCAACCACTGCTTTCGCATCCTCCCGCGAGCCACAT TTGAGCAGCAGTGGTGCTAAGGCTATTTACGAGACATTGAAGAACATCGACACATTGTTTGGAACTGACGAACTGCCGACAATGTGGGACCAACAGAAGTTGGAGTATTTTCAGAACATTATCTACCGTCAGATTGAAGAGAGCGAGTGT ATGATGGGGAGTGTGGATACACGTGATTATCTAATCAGGGCAAAGGTGCTGAATACCTACTTTAGGAACATCGCGGCTGTCCTAAAAGAAAAA AATTTCACTTACTGCACCTGGGAAGTGGTTCGAAAAGAACTCCTGTACACCCTAGAATTCATTCTGATACACCACTCTGACAGCCTTCTGTGGTCCAACAGAACATGA